acatgccatacttaagtagttgtacaagccatttaccaagataaaagtcctttggatagtgtgatcgaactttcgacctgtcccgattcctgagccggcttgttcaaaactacagtgaatgaaaaggaaggagtaagcataaatgcttagtaagttcatatgtaaataacaagtaacataacaatacaaatataccaaacaactttagcatggtatcaccaaaacatatgtcatatttctaaacatcattcatcatcttaccaccttatcgttgttgtatctattatcaacccgagggttaagaacatacctgtccaaagtgtccatttcacaacacttaccaatacgtcgcttgcatcttaagtgttctttcatttcactagaaatttcacccgttgaacacatcggaatacaactcggatacacggataatttgcacataagtgcctcatatgtaatcaagaaatcatgtaacccgcccctaagtgaactcggactcaactcaatgagctcgggcgttcgcatccataaatgaactcggactcaactcaacgagttcggatgcctagttacatttcacgaactcggactcaactcaacgagttcggatgctcaaccatcctagtgacatgccacttgtatcctaatctattcctaaggttcaaacgggctttttccctcgatctcacatttgccgtcttccatggaatatcggaaccgatactcggtagcaattcatatttatcaagtagtaaacataatttgcatattactcaacattaaccacaaagcataaaatttcacgattaaaaatcagcatatcatataattaatattaataacttaaaaataacatttatgctacattatttacacatgaacttaccttggtaccaaaatataaagattttgcaatttagtccacaatcttttcttttcctcgatcacgacttgaatctcgtttttcttgatctataataccaaattaatcttatttaatacataaatttatcaaaacagcatttaatacgaactttaaaaaaattacacttttgcccctaaacttttgcataattacacttttgcccctaggctcgagaattaaactttattccttattcttatgttttataacatgctgatcacttttcccttctatggcaacatcaaattctctctctaacatatacttgtgactattaggtatttttgccgattaagcccttttactcgttttcactaaaaaccgagtagcacaagttgtctaacataatttaaaaccccatattctatcataaaacatcaaaatacacaaatttcacctatgggtatttttccaaatataaaccctaggttgaattattgctagcataagcttaatcgagcttccgagattccaaaaacgtaaagaacattaaaaacggggcttggaatcacttactatggagcttggaagcttgaaacaaaccctagctatggagaacccttgaaatttcggcctaatgaagaatatggacaaaaattggcttctaattttgtttttaattcattctaataactaaatgaccaaaatacccttactactaaactttccaaaaattccttccatgtcctaattttgtccataaacttaaaattggtcaaattgctatttaagacctcctcattaatattccaaaacaatttcatactaaaaacttctagaatgcaagttttgcaacttattcgatttagtccctactttcaatttaagcactttaggcatagaatttcatcacgaaattttcacacaatcatgcaatcatatcataaacatcaaaatcattgtaaaataattatttctatctcggatttgtggtcacgaaaccactattccgattaagccctaattcaggatattacattaccggagtttactgaatattttcagataattctgagttatttattattcagattttgaaaataatcataacgtctctctattgggccctcgaagcccaaacaTACACCAGAAACCAACTGGAATTAAATcgggattataaaaaaaatttcgcaaaatcttaaattttattttcatctaagtacttaccatttcaatgctccttataattaaatatgttacCATTCAATTAATAGCTTGgtacttgtctaagcgtcaaacaacatcattgttagtatacttgcacatatttcatataaattcaacattgatatacttattttctcgacatgtcacacttgagtttaataattgtctttacttacataatttccttgtatcaacatatcaaagacaatcatatatgtacatgtcatgaaacatatcattctcttaccctttttttttcataagtatatatattaatcatttcattatatcaaaatttcatactccatcatttccatatattttatgtatatttattctggtaaagTTTAtgtcaaacttaacataaattatattccatgtacttattcttatttcgtttatctatcttcataattatttcatacaactattttgtacatatatttccatatgaccagttcttgtaagcATTTCactcaaccatttcatataaccattcgtcatccggtacatattacctgaatatcaattgttcaatagatgtcatagcgtctcccatccacggtcttatttatctttgacatgatgccatagtgtctttcaactatggtcttactcattttctgtcatgttgccatggtatctttcaaccatgttcTTATTCATTTTCACGTcttgttgccatggtatctttcaaccatggtcttattcatttcatgtcacgctgccatggtatctttcaaccatggtcttattcattttctatcatgttgccatggtatctttcaaccatggtcctacacatttcatatcatgttgccatggtatctttcaaccatggtcttacacatttcatattaggttgccatggtatctttcaaccgtGGTCTtgcacatttcatatcaggttgccatggtatctttcaaccatgatcttacacatttcatatcaggttgtcatggtatctttcaaccatggtcttacacatttcatatcagagagcacactcccgcgaacctcatccttacagtgggattaccagtccaagctaaatcccctgcaacgacaattactctaatgagcttggatctgaattaccagtccaggctaaatttagatcctaattcggattacccgtccgggctaaatctattttccacatattctttgggaggactatatcaggataggatcacccgtccgggctagatcctttttaccgtcaattccttttcagagatccatcgaattttcctttcattcaaccgggatttcttcccccttactttatcaaatatatcaatgttttatcaattttcatataataaacattcaaatcatattcatatcaaaaacatacatttcaagcatttaagaatataattcaagttacacgaatttacctagcgaaattgcagaaatatcaagattcaggggcattttggtaatttaccattttcccgaTTTTCACTTGATCTTAAATTgacaattttattcaatttattaatttggataataaaacaattcattcccttcaatttggtcatttttgacatttttacaaaattgcccctgaagttttacttttattcaatttagtccttaagcctaaaacatgcaaattagccatgctagctggatattcatatatattttcctcccattttcctctccattccacatccttaatgtatataacacacttgtaagtaacatcatctataatttttattatttacttttatgaatattcaagctgtccatttgtgtcatagtcactaaattatctatatctagagctatagaactctaaattaagatccgaaaattttatatgaaactagactcatatatatttttaccataaaattttcagaatttttggtttatccaataagtacagtttattctttaaagttacccatgttctgctgtctgacagttttgacccttcttcactaaaaactaattatctccttgtacagaattcgaatgatattcctgtttatttctattgaaaatagactcattcaggattataaacatataaatttaagcccataatatttctatccaattttttatgattttccaaagtcagaataggggaacccaaattcattctgattTTGTCtctcaaaattcattatatctcatgatttacaaatccattgcttacaccgtttcttctatgagaaactagactcaataatatttaattacatatttttttaatattataattcgatttatacaatttatggtgatttttcaaagttactctactgctgctgtccaatattgttttagtgcaagctgtttattaccatttttttccttaagctttaataaataacaatttcgtccctactcaattagcctctcaattgagctgatttttctcaattaacactttattatattactttaaactactttacaacttttggaaatcataatttcagtactagactttaatttcaaacattttcacaattaggtcctaaaattaatttccattaattttacttgataaaattatcatatatcaaaattaaagcttcaattctatgtttattcatcatatgcttccagcacttatccataataactttaaaaattatcctttcaacataaaacttatgaattactttacaattcaatccttatttcatttctaacttgaatttctatcaattaaacccttatttcatcattttactcaacatgaacattatctagaaatctattaactttcaaaatatcaacttaattttatcaaaatcttgttccaaagcttctaaaacatcaaaattaagtaaaaagggctaaattgactcaACTATTAAACTTCCAAGCATCACACCTTCAATTTTCcccttttcttgtttcttttctcttttttcattctttccttcccctgctctctgtttggtttgctttgttttcttcatttctatcttttttttttctttctttttcatatatatatatacacatatgtatttatacttaaataataagtattatttgtttattcatgtgtatattattagtacatttgtattcatttataaccatacatttttcattatttaatatatttatcatataaaatcttataatataattatttaattaataaatatcttttataatataataagtacctatttaatatctaatacatgttttacaaatgtatgtattttcatccatacacttgtatattttatttactatacatTTGTTTTTGTACTAATTTatgtatcatataaatatcttataatataattataataaattaatttaatatcatttattactaataaatatataatatattataatttgaaatctaagtaaaaatattagatttttactttatatgctgcctcacttatgctaaatagcataatttccattttggtcctttttattttcttttaatctataattaaactttcacactttattcaatttaatccttttatcaattatccttaattaagctaaattcacttaattaaactctaattaaccactcaattaactttttttaaaaaaaattataattatttacggATCTATTTTTTATTAACGGAgactcgaaaatacactttttccgATAACCGTAAAATTTGAGTTATTACACATTATTCATGACTTAACATTATTAACAAATTCCAAtctcaattcataccaaaacttctcaacatttaccatttcttttgGTCTACCAAAGACATACCACAATTGcacattagcatcacatatcatataccattatcaaactataagttcaaacacaaactagccatatcacatggctaaatatatacatcgcAAAACATAATCCAaccacttctagcctatacatgccatactttaatatatacattttcaaaagtaccaaaataaggtttgatagtgtggtgacgatcctcgacgatcctcgagctcacagtagcttcgatatctataaaacaatgcaaacacatacaaagtaagctttcaaaagcttagtaagccatatacaaataaacatatcattcaaagcaaataagcagcatcaaatcatttatactttgtaGACAAATGCcaatacaaatctcatattcatatacttacctttcattctcaaataggCTATACAAAGCAAACATACCTGAATCGAATATAATTTCACAAAGTCATCCATTTTCTCGGAATGCTCGTTTGAACCATTCGAAAATGTAAGGATATGCGGATAGATCGGAaagcatatacaatgccaacgtcccagacgtggttttatatgtaatcaaacatcgatgccactgtcccaggcagggtcttacacgaaattagatacgatgccaacgtctcagacgtggtcttacacgtaaatcataagtcgatgccaacttcccagacgtggtcttacacgataacacatatcggatcctatgtcatgacatatgtatcctaactattcccaaggttcgtacggggcttttcggacgtcggaactttgtcgatactttctcggatatctcattctcaacacatatattcattcaacattgttcaaaatcatataatcaataataattcaattcaaaatacatttatttgtatatcgacttacctcgtacagattctGATGAATGAAATcggttactcgacaactttcgacttttcTTAATCTAActctgttttctttaattcttgatctataaaagttaaaatttaacttattcaatcacacattcattcaaaaaaatccttagacacatatttagggcaatttgaaaactagccctcacattttcatattttgacactttagtccctaattcacaaaatcacaaaatgcACATAttttgcatatactcatgcttggatgaatattcatagttctcatacaagtccacacatttcatttatttcacattttagtccttcaaattacaaattttacaatttagcccattttactcaaaatcatcaaaaatccaaagacaaaacatataaacccaacatcaaactttcatatttcatcatataacaacattaagctcatgaattcattcatgacacatttcaaaatcatcaacaaaatcagaaattgagacatgggcttgatagtattcgaagcaacgattataaaaatgtaaaaattattaaaaaccgaaaaaaatccataccttaatcaaggaattcaatggccgaaccctaggaagctttattcatttattttctttgtattttagGCAATAATACTAAATtttatgcatttgttttattaattaaacataatttatcaaataccatttttaaccttaatgaaataataataaaagcttataatggttgtccataaaagtccattaaccatgttaatggtccaattgccacataaggacctctaataaACAAAGACAAATCAAATatgcacttttaacatatagcaggcaacttttacattttacgctattaagtcatttttcaaaattaagcacacaaacattcaaatcttcatacgagactttcacacatgctcattcatatatcataaacatgaaaaataatgtttaaatatttttctgacgcGAATATGtagttccgaaaccactattctgactaaggtctAAACTGGATTGTTACAGTTATGGTGTGGTGTGGTGTGATAATTCAAGTGCTATGGCAGTTGCAGCAAATCTAGTTTGCACTCTAAGTTCAAGCATGTAGAGCTTGATTTGTTTTTTTGTTCAAGAAAAGGTAACAGCTGGTGTTTTAAACAATTGGTCACGGGACCAAATAGCTGATGTGCTCACGAAGCCTCTATTTGCTGGATTTTTCAACAAGTTTAGAACCAGGCTCAAAGTTTTTAGAAGGGGTGAGCAGTTGCAAACCAGGACCTGACAAATGCAACTAGTTGGGTGAATGTTAAGGATTAAGCTCAGTTAAGCTGGTATGCAGCTGAAAGCAGTTGAGAGTAGCTGATAGTAGCTGTTAGGTAGTTAGCAGTTAGTTAGTTACCTTCTAGTTAGTTAATTTTGTTAGTGATTGCAACAAAATTGTAACAATGTTTCTTCTGTTATTGAATCAGTTGATGATTGGCTTAGGCTCAATCGTTAGTATTGAAAGCTTGATagttcattaacaattttgtgTATAAATATCAAAGACTCGGTCTTATAGTATTATTAGAGTCTACGAAATAAAATGAGTAGACCATTTTCCTCTTCTTACTAATTCTTTGTTTTTATCTTTATGATATTCTTTGCATTTCTAACAAagtcaaaaaaagaaaattaaagctATTTGATTTGCTAACACATGTATAGATTGGGAGAGATATAACAATTATATTAGTATATTTACATctgaatttatattttaaatttacctttaactttttcttaaattatttttatattttgaattcaaCTTGAAGATTTCTTTGACTTCTTCTCATCCACTTCACAAATATTGCTcgtatgttattattttaattttctgaaTGGTCTAAGGATTTAAAGGATTGGAATCGAGAAATGCATGTTAAATGCACTTATAATGGTGTTCAATTAtccaaaacaaaattttcaaaaaattggtTAACAGACGGTATTCAAATAAAGATCCTATTTCTTCTTTGCCTAAAATCTTGGTACAGATTTAAACTACAACCATCTCGTAAAGATCCAACGAAGAAAAAGAAAGGTCTAAAgaatgattttttctttttaacagtTTGGGGAATGGTCTTCTATCTTTTCAGTTTGCAGATATATTTTGTGGTTATCTTTGTtatcttcacaagttgtgatagACAAATGACAACGCTTGTCGTTTGCTAAAACTCTATTGGCCACCAGTAATTTTGTTTGGAAAGTGGATGGTTCTTCGTCAGCTTCTTAATATGTTTCTGTTTTGAGAGTATTtctgaataataaatgatttcacaagTCGATTTGAACtcgtgttgtcttaagttttatattttttttgtttgtttttccattatttaataagttttcaGTTTTAAAAGGTTTTGTATGCTCTTGTAGCACGTTTTTAGTATTGCTTATGCATGTAaccttagttttacaagtgatatCAGGAATGATTTTGTAGTTGTCTTATCTAATTTGGTGAATGCTCGATTCTTTTTTCGATTTTTGATCGCTATTTTTGACCATTCGGGGTTGATTTCCTTATGTATTAAATGCTTGCAATTACTCTAGATATGTTGTGCTTGAGTTGTGATAAAGCCAATTGTTAACATGTCATGATATTCTATTAATGTTAAAACTTAAGCCTTTGTTGTATTGATGGAGCTTATCATTTACCACTTAAGATGACTATCTGTTATTTTTTTCTCTGAATTATATAGTTCCATCCATTAAATAAATTActgaatttattttctttattaatacttgtgtgtaaataataaattaatttattatattaaattgaaacCGTAAAAATGCAAAACAAGCGAATGATGGGTAAATTTTATATAAAGAATTGACAAGTCTACAAGTGTCAAAACTCAGAGAGcactcaaaataaaagaaaaaaggaaaacagAAGGGCAAACGGTGGCTTGTTCACATTGTGCAGCCCACATGGTTGATTGTAGTAGCTGCCTGTCTCTGAGGGGGCACGTACTTGACGGGGTTAGGCCCCACGCTCACCGCCTTCTCGCATCGACAGCTCAACAACCCCCCATTCCCTGATTTCTTCTTCCCCCCTTTGCCAACCGCTGTGATGTTCTCCTCCGCTTCACCACACCCTTCTGCCGTCGTCACGCTCCACTCTATGCTTGCCTCGCTCGGCTCGTAACACTCCGACATCATCGGCGAAGCTGCTGCTGCTAATACCATCGATCTTCTTATATTAAAGCTGGAGGCCTCATCCATCGAATCTCGACGATGGTACAGTGGATTTGACGTGGTCTGGCCCTGGGTGGTCGTGGAAAAGCTCTCGATTTCGAACAAGTCTGAGCTGGTATCACTGCCAACATCATCGTCAGTTATGGACACCAGTTTCTTTGGAACAGATATAGATGATGATTGGTCAGAAGGTCGGAACACCTCCAACGAGTCTCGAGGTGGATCCTCACCACCATCATTAAGGGAGTTATGATTTCTATTCAGCGGCACTGCCGTTTTAAGATGGGATGATGTTGGTTGTTGATTAAGTATTGGAAAGGTGAAACCAGCTACAGCTGTCCCGGAGTAGCCATCACTTATCATCAGGGGCCTTGGTCTTGCTGATGCTGAAACCGAAGCTACCACACGCTGTCGCCCTAAGCTGGAATCAAATTGATTCTCTGCTGACATCCTGTGAGGATTAGAGGCTAATAATCTCTCTTCCCGTTTATTATCTCCGTCGGCAACGCTTGAACTTTTCTGATTCATGCCCAAGGGTGTTTTGGGCTCAACTTGAACGGATTTGTTGCCGGAGCAGGGACAGCTTCGGCCCCAAAGCCATTTCAATTTACCACACCCTTTTCTCTTGTGATCAGTGGAAGGATTTTTCATGGTCATAGACACCGCAATGGCGCCAGGAGGATTCGACAAAAGACCAGTCTGGCTATTCCAGCTAGCCTCCGATGAAGCCGTTGGAGTTGCATGGAAAGAACGAACTCGGTAGGTCATGCCATAGCCATAGCCATAGCCGTCGGCACAAGACGTGGAGGAAACATCACGCTGGGGCGCTGATGAAATAGGATCTAATTCCAGGTTGGGCATGTTAAGCGGGGAAACCCTCTTGCACACTCTGATATCGCTGGTGGTTTCGTTGAAGTATCTCTGGGCATCGAAAATGCTAATCTCAGTGTCCTCATCTGCTCTGAGTTTGGCTTTGTGTTGGACGGAGGAACTGCAAGAAAAGGAAGGTTCAAGTCCCTGTTCCAGGGAGCGTTCTTCAAAGCTTCCTACACCATTCATAGTTTGCATTAGTTTTGGTATAATTAATCActaggaaagaaagaaaggcaaTAATAGATATATGGTTGTAGTATTGCCTCTGAAATTCCATATTTACAGGTATATGTAGAGGTTTGATACGAAGTTTGTCCAAAACATCAATCATACGCCTAGCTAGGAGGCATACTCACACCACCTGCAGTGAAAATTATCTACCAAATAATTAAACCAACATTCCCTGTTCTttttcatacatacatatatgggATTAAAGCTTTAATCCAAAGCCGCAAGATCCAAGAAATTGAACAGTCGGCAGCTCATTTACGTCCattagaatttataatttttttatatgattacTCATCCTATCATTCTAAATTGTAGTTTTTACTcacctaaactttttttatttgtgTTTGAGAATTTA
The sequence above is drawn from the Gossypium hirsutum isolate 1008001.06 chromosome A05, Gossypium_hirsutum_v2.1, whole genome shotgun sequence genome and encodes:
- the LOC107959501 gene encoding protein PHYTOCHROME KINASE SUBSTRATE 4 isoform X1 yields the protein MQTMNGVGSFEERSLEQGLEPSFSCSSSVQHKAKLRADEDTEISIFDAQRYFNETTSDIRVCKRVSPLNMPNLELDPISSAPQRDVSSTSCADGYGYGYGMTYRVRSFHATPTASSEASWNSQTGLLSNPPGAIAVSMTMKNPSTDHKRKGCGKLKWLWGRSCPCSGNKSVQVEPKTPLGMNQKSSSVADGDNKREERLLASNPHRMSAENQFDSSLGRQRVVASVSASARPRPLMISDGYSGTAVAGFTFPILNQQPTSSHLKTAVPLNRNHNSLNDGGEDPPRDSLEVFRPSDQSSSISVPKKLVSITDDDVGSDTSSDLFEIESFSTTTQGQTTSNPLYHRRDSMDEASSFNIRRSMVLAAAASPMMSECYEPSEASIEWSVTTAEGCGEAEENITAVGKGGKKKSGNGGLLSCRCEKAVSVGPNPVKYVPPQRQAATTINHVGCTM
- the LOC107959501 gene encoding protein PHYTOCHROME KINASE SUBSTRATE 4 isoform X2, which codes for MPNLELDPISSAPQRDVSSTSCADGYGYGYGMTYRVRSFHATPTASSEASWNSQTGLLSNPPGAIAVSMTMKNPSTDHKRKGCGKLKWLWGRSCPCSGNKSVQVEPKTPLGMNQKSSSVADGDNKREERLLASNPHRMSAENQFDSSLGRQRVVASVSASARPRPLMISDGYSGTAVAGFTFPILNQQPTSSHLKTAVPLNRNHNSLNDGGEDPPRDSLEVFRPSDQSSSISVPKKLVSITDDDVGSDTSSDLFEIESFSTTTQGQTTSNPLYHRRDSMDEASSFNIRRSMVLAAAASPMMSECYEPSEASIEWSVTTAEGCGEAEENITAVGKGGKKKSGNGGLLSCRCEKAVSVGPNPVKYVPPQRQAATTINHVGCTM